The following are encoded together in the Candidatus Methylomirabilis oxygeniifera genome:
- the proA gene encoding gamma-glutamylphosphate reductase (Evidence 2a : Function of homologous gene experimentally demonstrated in an other organism; Product type e : enzyme): MTAEMVRELGTAARLAARALAMVVPEVKNRAVAAMADALWSGRTAILSANALDLAEAKSAHHPSALLDRLALDERRIEKMAAGVRQVAALPDPVGEITGMWRRPNGLLVGRMRVPIGVIGVIYEARPGVTADAAALCLKSGNAVILKGGREAIHSNRVISNLLADAAISHGLPKGCVAFIDSVDREAVHHLLQLTGLVDLIIPRGGEELIRAVQRTSTVPVLAHDKGLCHTYVDEGADLQMAEEIAFNAKVERPGVCNAMESLLVHERVAALILPRIVGRLQEAGVEVRGCHRTMALVQGIAPATEADWDTEYLDLILSVKVVGSFDEAVAHIAAHGSGLAEAIVTADHGRAMRFLREVDAGAVFVNASTRFTDGWEFGMGAEMGISTQKLHARGPVGLTELTCEKFIIFGEGQVRDSTK; this comes from the coding sequence ATGACGGCAGAGATGGTGCGGGAGCTTGGAACGGCAGCGCGGCTTGCGGCTCGGGCCCTCGCCATGGTGGTGCCGGAGGTGAAGAACCGTGCGGTGGCGGCCATGGCGGATGCGCTGTGGAGCGGCCGGACGGCGATCCTCTCAGCGAACGCGCTCGATCTGGCGGAAGCTAAGTCAGCGCACCATCCGTCTGCGTTGCTGGACCGACTGGCTCTCGACGAACGACGGATTGAGAAGATGGCGGCCGGCGTACGACAGGTGGCGGCGCTTCCCGATCCTGTCGGTGAGATCACCGGAATGTGGCGCCGCCCAAACGGTCTGCTTGTCGGCCGGATGCGGGTACCGATCGGGGTCATCGGCGTCATCTATGAGGCCAGACCGGGGGTCACTGCCGACGCGGCGGCCCTCTGTTTGAAGTCCGGGAATGCCGTCATACTGAAAGGGGGTCGGGAGGCGATCCACAGCAACCGGGTTATCAGTAATCTGCTCGCGGACGCCGCCATATCACACGGTCTGCCCAAAGGCTGTGTGGCGTTCATCGATTCGGTTGATCGGGAGGCGGTGCATCACCTGCTGCAACTGACGGGGCTTGTGGACCTGATCATCCCTCGAGGAGGCGAGGAGCTGATTCGGGCGGTGCAGCGGACCTCAACGGTTCCGGTGTTGGCCCACGACAAAGGACTCTGTCACACCTACGTCGATGAAGGCGCCGACCTGCAGATGGCCGAGGAGATCGCTTTTAACGCCAAGGTCGAACGACCGGGTGTGTGCAATGCTATGGAGAGCCTGCTGGTGCATGAGCGGGTGGCCGCGCTCATTCTGCCACGGATCGTCGGGCGGTTACAGGAGGCAGGGGTTGAGGTTCGGGGGTGTCATCGAACGATGGCCTTGGTTCAGGGTATTGCGCCTGCCACCGAGGCAGACTGGGATACCGAGTATCTCGACCTCATCCTGTCGGTCAAGGTCGTCGGCTCGTTTGACGAAGCGGTGGCGCACATCGCCGCGCACGGCTCCGGCCTGGCCGAGGCAATCGTCACGGCGGATCATGGCCGGGCTATGCGCTTCCTTCGGGAGGTCGATGCCGGCGCCGTCTTCGTCAACGCGTCTACTCGTTTTACTGACGGCTGGGAGTTCGGGATGGGAGCCGAGATGGGGATCAGTACACAGAAGCTCCACGCCCGTGGCCCGGTCGGCCTGACGGAGCTGACCTGCGAGAAGTTCATCATTTTCGGCGAAGGTCAGGTACGAGACTCGACCAAATGA
- the nadD gene encoding putative nicotinate-nucleotide adenylyltransferase (Deamido-NAD(+) pyrophosphorylase) (Deamido-NAD(+) diphosphorylase) (Nicotinate mononucleotide adenylyltransferase) (NaMN adenylyltransferase) (Evidence 3 : Function proposed based on presence of conserved amino acid motif, structural feature or limited homology) has product MHIGVMGGTFDPIHLGHLRAAEEIYWAFELERIIFVPAARPPHKEEEFEASAQHRYEMVSLATVYTPYFSVSPIELSRPGRSYSVETLREFRKLYGDESTIYFIMGVDAFLDIATWKDVRELLALAQVIVTARPGWRLDEVERSMTPEQRHLLGNPGFKYMKISEITRETVTVHSEPRPVLLVEVVSLDISSSEIRQLVREGRSIRHLVTDTVAAYIGKNRLYQPEQKGP; this is encoded by the coding sequence ATGCATATCGGCGTGATGGGGGGGACATTCGACCCGATACACCTCGGTCACCTGCGGGCCGCCGAGGAGATCTACTGGGCCTTTGAGTTGGAGAGGATCATCTTTGTGCCTGCTGCCAGGCCTCCTCACAAAGAGGAGGAGTTCGAGGCCTCAGCCCAGCACCGATACGAGATGGTCTCGCTGGCGACTGTCTACACGCCATACTTCAGTGTCTCCCCGATTGAGCTGAGCCGACCGGGTCGATCTTACTCAGTTGAGACGCTCCGAGAGTTTCGGAAGCTCTATGGGGATGAGAGTACCATCTACTTCATCATGGGGGTCGATGCGTTCCTTGACATCGCCACATGGAAGGACGTGCGGGAGTTGCTGGCACTGGCGCAGGTTATCGTGACTGCCCGTCCCGGCTGGCGGCTTGATGAAGTAGAACGCTCGATGACGCCTGAGCAGCGGCATCTCTTAGGGAATCCCGGATTCAAGTATATGAAGATTTCTGAGATCACGCGGGAAACCGTAACGGTACACAGTGAACCCCGCCCGGTTCTATTGGTTGAAGTGGTTTCGTTGGATATCTCCTCCAGCGAGATCCGGCAACTGGTGAGGGAGGGGAGGAGCATTCGACATCTGGTGACCGATACGGTGGCCGCATACATAGGCAAAAATCGTCTGTATCAACCGGAACAAAAAGGTCCATAG
- a CDS encoding conserved protein of unknown function (Evidence 4 : Homologs of previously reported genes of unknown function) produces the protein MRDFDVSSPERRPVLSADTSGRIDTDALLQLAVAAAFEVKPTSLVHLDLRGLCSFTDHFLIVSAPSARQVRAIAERIEEQLREVHIRLSHREGDLEARWILLDYSDVIIHIFDEEMRQYYDLEGLWADAPKRELVQGGSSVSLS, from the coding sequence ATGCGAGACTTCGACGTGAGTTCACCCGAACGACGACCCGTATTGTCTGCCGACACGAGCGGGCGGATCGATACCGACGCGCTGTTGCAACTTGCAGTCGCGGCAGCCTTCGAGGTAAAGCCAACCTCGCTGGTCCACCTTGACCTCCGGGGTCTCTGCTCCTTCACCGACCATTTTCTTATTGTGAGCGCCCCATCGGCCCGGCAGGTCCGGGCCATTGCCGAACGGATTGAGGAGCAGCTTCGGGAAGTACACATTCGGTTGTCCCATCGGGAGGGCGACCTCGAGGCCCGTTGGATTCTTCTTGACTACAGTGATGTAATCATTCATATTTTCGACGAAGAAATGCGACAGTACTATGATCTGGAGGGGTTGTGGGCTGACGCGCCGAAACGGGAGCTGGTTCAGGGCGGATCATCGGTTTCCCTGAGCTAA
- a CDS encoding Transcriptional regulators, TraR/DksA family, which produces MPLRAAILERLKEKLLEKRRALINTVREKRADNLEGGSDGTQDIADQATTAYTKEFLLSISDTERQLLKQVDAALDKMRLKKYGECERCGEPISEKRLDALPFARFCIACQEEEERS; this is translated from the coding sequence ATGCCGTTGAGGGCAGCGATCCTGGAACGACTAAAGGAAAAGCTGTTGGAGAAACGACGCGCGTTGATTAACACAGTGCGGGAGAAGCGCGCAGACAATCTGGAGGGCGGTAGCGATGGCACGCAGGACATTGCCGATCAAGCCACAACAGCCTACACGAAGGAGTTTCTGCTCTCCATCAGCGATACTGAACGCCAGTTACTGAAGCAGGTAGATGCCGCCCTGGACAAGATGCGGCTGAAGAAGTACGGCGAATGCGAACGATGCGGTGAGCCGATCAGCGAGAAGCGGCTCGATGCATTGCCGTTCGCCCGATTTTGTATTGCCTGCCAGGAGGAAGAGGAACGGAGCTAA
- a CDS encoding putative competence protein F (COMF) (fragment) (Evidence 3 : Function proposed based on presence of conserved amino acid motif, structural feature or limited homology) encodes MARAASLYEAGGTMRQAILLFKYGGRPLFARHLGRLMVEAAGRLFDPREFEALIPVPLHPGRQRARGFNQAALLAREVGRGFGLDVGKRVLGRIRATEAQSGGRREREENVKGAFVVIRPDGVKGKKLLLIDDVFTTGATAAECARTLLAAGAADVGVYTLARVE; translated from the coding sequence ATGGCAAGGGCTGCCTCGTTATACGAAGCCGGCGGGACAATGCGCCAGGCCATCCTCCTGTTCAAGTATGGTGGTCGTCCTCTGTTCGCCCGCCATCTGGGTCGTCTGATGGTCGAGGCGGCCGGACGACTCTTTGATCCCCGTGAGTTTGAGGCGCTGATTCCTGTTCCGCTCCATCCCGGACGACAGCGCGCGCGAGGCTTTAACCAAGCCGCACTGTTGGCGAGGGAGGTCGGGCGCGGTTTCGGTCTTGATGTTGGTAAGCGTGTGCTTGGGCGGATCCGGGCGACGGAGGCTCAAAGTGGGGGTCGACGAGAGCGAGAGGAGAACGTCAAGGGAGCGTTTGTCGTTATACGGCCCGATGGCGTGAAGGGCAAAAAGCTTCTGCTGATTGACGATGTCTTTACGACCGGCGCGACCGCCGCCGAGTGCGCCAGGACCCTCCTCGCCGCAGGTGCCGCAGACGTCGGGGTTTACACCCTCGCCAGGGTCGAATAA
- a CDS encoding protein of unknown function (Evidence 5 : No homology to any previously reported sequences): protein MCEQAGVEKAWALLFDPGEGVNPDVCGTCGEEGPGALGGGRAGRKDIVNQQKLFALHAIGPYNDKRSLDVLLSLSSTPTLSLRRPDPPKHTLTNIKTETAPDLPRQQCGLVKASRALSSGMERNRNQRLKLTGIKESSGRLDHQTTQMAGEQRTTTILEQEDGLAHCPAGFV from the coding sequence GTGTGTGAACAGGCGGGGGTGGAGAAGGCCTGGGCGCTGTTATTCGACCCTGGCGAGGGTGTAAACCCCGACGTCTGCGGCACCTGCGGCGAGGAGGGTCCTGGCGCACTCGGCGGCGGTCGCGCCGGTCGTAAAGACATCGTCAATCAGCAGAAGCTTTTTGCCCTTCACGCCATCGGGCCGTATAACGACAAACGCTCCCTTGACGTTCTCCTCTCGCTCTCGTCGACCCCCACTTTGAGCCTCCGTCGCCCGGATCCGCCCAAGCACACGCTTACCAACATCAAGACCGAAACCGCGCCCGACCTCCCTCGCCAACAGTGCGGCTTGGTTAAAGCCTCGCGCGCGCTGTCGTCCGGGATGGAGCGGAACAGGAATCAGCGCCTCAAACTCACGGGGATCAAAGAGTCGTCCGGCCGCCTCGACCATCAGACGACCCAGATGGCGGGCGAACAGAGGACGACCACCATACTTGAACAGGAGGATGGCCTGGCGCATTGTCCCGCCGGCTTCGTATAA
- a CDS encoding protein of unknown function (Evidence 5 : No homology to any previously reported sequences) — protein MDAEMSTRYPLEGKSAPFYSAPAPKCQSLKVNLLEFFVRSSLTPSIHRITGRLNSPPGRTALGSIAPSTRGVFQTGRLRRILTLGILVRIVLDTCARILSSGRSSRRRPFHLIACLSRNPVNVALR, from the coding sequence ATGGACGCGGAAATGAGCACAAGGTACCCCCTAGAAGGCAAATCAGCCCCTTTTTATAGCGCCCCTGCTCCGAAATGTCAATCCCTTAAGGTCAACCTCTTAGAATTTTTTGTCCGCTCGTCGCTCACTCCTTCAATCCATCGAATAACCGGTCGACTCAACTCGCCACCCGGTCGGACTGCGCTGGGATCAATAGCCCCCTCGACGCGGGGAGTGTTTCAGACCGGCAGGCTTCGTCGCATCCTGACACTTGGCATATTGGTTCGGATCGTTCTTGACACTTGCGCAAGGATCTTGAGTAGCGGGCGCAGCAGCCGTCGTCGTCCCTTTCACCTGATCGCCTGCTTGTCCAGGAACCCGGTTAATGTTGCTCTTCGATGA
- the cbbG gene encoding Glyceraldehyde-3-phosphate dehydrogenase (GAPDH) (Evidence 2b : Function of strongly homologous gene; Product type e : enzyme) translates to MAIKAAINGFGRIGRNAFRAALGDQELEFVAVNDITDAKTLAHLLKYDSVHGTLDAEVQAKENVIVVDGREIKVFAQRDPAALPWKELGVQVVVESTGRFTDKAGASKHLQAGAQKVIISAPAKDPDITMVLGVNEAMYDPAKHAVISNASCTTNCLAPIAKVVMENFGIRHGLVTTIHSYTNDQQILDLPHSDLRRARAAALSQIPTSTGAAKAVGLVLPALQGKMHGLAIRVPTPNVSLVDLVAETERVVTVAEVNAALQKAAEGELKGILGYCEEPLVSSDFNGNPLSSIVDSLSTSVVDGTLVKVLSWYDNEWGYSCRVRDLIKFIATR, encoded by the coding sequence ATGGCGATTAAGGCTGCGATCAACGGATTCGGTCGCATCGGTCGAAACGCGTTTAGGGCGGCGCTGGGAGATCAGGAGTTGGAGTTCGTTGCGGTCAATGACATCACCGATGCCAAGACCCTCGCACATCTGTTGAAGTACGATTCTGTCCATGGGACGCTCGATGCGGAGGTTCAGGCAAAAGAGAACGTGATCGTCGTGGACGGCCGCGAGATCAAGGTGTTTGCTCAGAGAGACCCGGCAGCGCTTCCCTGGAAAGAGTTGGGTGTACAGGTCGTCGTCGAATCGACCGGACGCTTTACCGACAAGGCCGGCGCGAGCAAGCATTTGCAGGCTGGGGCCCAGAAGGTCATCATCTCGGCGCCGGCGAAGGATCCGGATATTACAATGGTGCTGGGTGTCAATGAGGCCATGTACGATCCGGCGAAGCACGCAGTCATCAGTAATGCGTCCTGTACCACCAACTGCCTGGCGCCGATCGCGAAGGTCGTCATGGAGAACTTTGGGATTCGTCACGGTCTCGTCACCACCATCCATTCCTATACGAATGATCAGCAGATCCTGGATCTGCCCCATTCCGATCTCCGCCGGGCGAGGGCTGCCGCTCTCTCCCAGATTCCGACCAGCACCGGGGCGGCCAAAGCGGTCGGTCTGGTACTCCCTGCGCTACAGGGCAAGATGCATGGGCTTGCCATCCGCGTTCCGACGCCGAATGTGTCGCTGGTCGATCTTGTGGCGGAGACGGAGCGGGTCGTCACCGTTGCAGAGGTGAATGCAGCCCTTCAGAAGGCGGCGGAGGGAGAGTTGAAGGGGATCCTCGGGTACTGCGAGGAGCCGTTGGTTTCCTCCGATTTCAACGGTAATCCGCTTTCGTCGATTGTTGACAGCCTGTCGACCTCGGTCGTCGATGGCACCCTCGTCAAGGTTCTGTCCTGGTACGACAACGAGTGGGGCTATTCCTGCCGAGTTCGCGACCTGATCAAGTTTATCGCCACGCGATAA
- the cbbK gene encoding Phosphoglycerate kinase, partial 5' end (Evidence 2a : Function of homologous gene experimentally demonstrated in an other organism; Product type e : enzyme) encodes MAKLCIDDLELSGKRLLIRVDFNVPIDEQGTITDDTRVRAALPTISYAIRHGAKVLLISHLGRPKGGPNPKFSLRPVAGRLAALLGGPGPDGGGLRRGGGEGQDRQDGTRGRADAGELPLSSGGRKE; translated from the coding sequence ATGGCCAAACTATGTATCGATGACCTGGAGCTCTCAGGGAAACGGCTTCTGATTCGCGTCGATTTCAACGTCCCGATCGACGAGCAAGGGACGATCACCGACGATACGCGGGTCCGCGCTGCCCTCCCAACGATCAGCTATGCGATCCGGCATGGCGCAAAGGTCTTACTCATCTCGCACCTTGGCCGGCCAAAGGGCGGACCCAACCCGAAGTTCAGCCTCAGACCGGTAGCCGGGCGGCTGGCTGCATTGCTGGGGGGTCCGGGTCCAGATGGCGGAGGATTGCGTAGGGGCGGAGGTGAAGGCCAGGATCGACAGGATGGGACCAGGGGACGTGCTGATG